The proteins below are encoded in one region of Myxococcales bacterium:
- a CDS encoding FAD-dependent oxidoreductase, with product MPQRIAIIGGGIAGLTAAHLLAPLHEITLFEKTDRLGGNAYTHTTRDGYQVDIAVAAFGRAGYPKFYRLLDELRVSTQRSPGAFISLHNLDSGKGLYITPWSLEGLLAQRFELLRPRHAADLVGLYVGLRGLLARWERGELRGLTMAEAIRLVPTVRGDGRRLLLSALCLMSSMSGAEVLAGPAEFFVGKLHTHDDVLSPRAPYSVRCMSHQTKSYVDALARGFRDRVVLRADVARVLRDEHGVTLVDGAGEQRRFDQVVFACNADQALALLEAPTPDERTLLGAWRYKAGKVVLHRDHSSFPPRSLTQAYTFLYREADGDFETSVSGAMWRLPGVDSKCPYLSSQHPNFPIDDSLVELETVLRTPIFDFEAFATQKRLPELNGKQRSYFCGSHFGHGLHEDAVKSAVDVARMLGVAW from the coding sequence ATGCCGCAGCGAATTGCCATCATCGGCGGGGGGATTGCCGGGCTCACGGCCGCTCATCTGCTCGCGCCGCTCCACGAGATCACGCTGTTCGAGAAGACGGATCGCCTTGGAGGCAACGCCTACACTCACACCACGCGGGATGGATACCAGGTGGACATTGCGGTGGCTGCCTTCGGGCGGGCCGGCTATCCGAAGTTCTATCGTCTGCTCGATGAGCTGAGAGTCTCGACGCAGCGCTCCCCCGGCGCGTTCATCAGCCTGCATAATCTCGACTCGGGCAAGGGGCTCTACATCACCCCGTGGAGCCTCGAGGGGCTCTTGGCCCAGCGTTTCGAGCTACTTCGACCGCGGCACGCGGCGGATCTGGTTGGACTGTACGTCGGTCTGCGCGGGCTCCTCGCTCGCTGGGAGCGCGGTGAGCTGCGGGGGCTGACGATGGCGGAGGCGATCCGCCTCGTGCCCACGGTACGGGGTGATGGTCGGAGGCTGCTGCTCTCGGCGCTGTGTTTGATGTCGTCGATGAGCGGCGCGGAGGTGCTGGCCGGGCCCGCCGAGTTCTTCGTGGGCAAACTCCACACGCACGACGACGTGCTCTCGCCCCGCGCGCCGTACTCCGTGCGGTGCATGTCACACCAGACCAAGAGCTACGTGGATGCGCTTGCCCGTGGGTTCCGGGACCGAGTCGTTCTTCGCGCCGACGTCGCGCGGGTGCTGCGCGACGAGCACGGCGTCACGCTCGTGGATGGCGCCGGGGAGCAGCGCCGCTTCGATCAGGTCGTGTTCGCGTGCAACGCCGACCAAGCGCTCGCCTTGCTCGAGGCGCCAACGCCGGACGAACGGACGTTGCTCGGTGCCTGGCGCTACAAAGCCGGCAAGGTCGTGCTGCATCGAGATCACTCCTCGTTCCCTCCCCGCTCCCTGACGCAGGCTTATACGTTCCTGTACCGGGAAGCAGACGGCGACTTCGAGACCTCGGTGTCCGGCGCCATGTGGCGGCTGCCGGGTGTCGATTCGAAGTGCCCGTACCTGTCGTCACAACACCCGAACTTCCCCATCGACGACAGCCTCGTGGAGCTCGAGACCGTGCTGCGCACGCCGATCTTCGATTTCGAGGCCTTCGCCACCCAGAAGCGCCTGCCCGAGCTAAACGGAAAGCAGCGGTCTTACTTCTGTGGCAGCCACTTTGGACACGGCCTGCACGAAGACGCGGTCAAGTCCGCGGTCGACGTAGCTCGGATGCTCGGCGTCGCCTGGTAG